One genomic region from Phycodurus eques isolate BA_2022a chromosome 16, UOR_Pequ_1.1, whole genome shotgun sequence encodes:
- the arhgap44a gene encoding rho GTPase-activating protein 44 isoform X4, with protein MVEGAAVLGDDSLLGKMLKMCGETEEKLAQELIDFEFQIERDVVEPLYVLAEVDIPNIQKQRKHLAKLVLDMDSSRTRYQQSSKSASHPSALQPGTKSESLREEMEEAATRMEICRDQLSADMYSFVAKEIDYANYFQTLIETQAEYHRKSLEILNSILPQIKAHQEAWVEKPSFGKSLEEHLNISGREIAFPIEACVTMLLECGMQEEGLFRVAPSASKLKKLKASLDCGVLDVQEYSSDPHAIAGALKSYLRELPEPLMTAELYDEWIRASNIQDMDKRLQALMAACEKLPQDNLNNFRYLVKFLAKLSEFQDANKMTPGNMAIVLGPNLLWTHTEPDMTEMMTTLSLQIVGIIEPIIQHADWFFPGEIEFNLTGSYGSPVHANHNSNYSSMPSPDVEQSERRQPHHDQSRRPLSVATDNMMLEFYKKDGIRKIQSMGVRVMDTSWVSRKGSSTLARKTCSTPPGVCSTPTDSPVAAEQAGEFAPSPAATPPPAERLGSDVSPNRPDTSHAHPPPGEDRPPPPYPAASHHHFYPKPPPCARPVAPGPESQPPASPPPPQRWSGFTPPAPLPSSSSSSSSSSLDINSNPKPSCLHFPKHSPPGDTSHAPPPDANASPLYIKTPLVLARHEQSLGNPPSIPSSAPPPPPWAACPCARERGLPRLTSSLKSKELSPVIGHKGIQVASPTVPPSCSPQSGSQCPRSAEHSPHTLRKGSKKLAPVPPKVPYCQSGAMSDHSAGQPSPVSLSPTPPSTPSPYGLVCSPGQGPPPSSPGQTPLGPPHSLSSPPSLTGTLTKSRSVPKPRQRPSLPPPQPPTVPVGFAGQAPAPVPVQVPAPKPPEQGLADGLSPGESMSTDIFNYEIPSINVNLDSLIDEFSGAPCRRSLPAADSGEAAPEEERLATTL; from the exons ATGGTGGAGGGAGCGGCCGTGTTGGGAGACGACTCCCTCTTGGG GAAGATGCTGAAGATGTGCGGGGAGACGGAGGAGAAGTTGGCCCAGGAGCTCATCGACTTCGAGTTCCAGATCGAGCGAGACGTGGTCGAGCCGCTCTACGTGCTCGCTGAG GTGGACATCCCCAATATACAGAAACAAAGAAAGCACTTAGCAAAACTGGTCTTGGACATGGACTCATCACGGACAAG ATACCAGCAGTCGTCCAAGTCGGCCAGCCACCCGAGCGCCCTTCAGCCTGGCACCAAGTCCGAGTCGCTCCGAGAGGAAATGGAGGAGGCGGCCACTCGGATGGAGATCTGCAGG gaTCAGCTGTCTGCAGATATGTACAGTTTTGTGGCCAAAGAAATAGACTATGCAAATTACTTCCAGACA CTCATAGAGACGCAGGCGGAATATCACAGGAAGTCATTGGAGATTCTGAACAGCATCCTGCCCCAAATTAAAGCGCACCAAG AGGCGTGGGTGGAGAAGCCGTCGTTCGGCAAGTCTCTGGAGGAACACCTGAACATTAGCGGCAGAGAGATCGCCTTCCCCATCGAAGCGTGTGTCACCATGCTGCTGGAGTGCGGCATGCAAGAGGAG GGCCTCTTCCGAGTGGCTCCGTCAGCCTCCAAACTGAAGAAGCTGAAAGCCTCCCTGGACTGCGGCGTTCTCGATGTGCAGGAGTACTCCTCTGACCCGCACGCCATCGCAG GCGCTCTCAAATCGTACCTCCGCGAGCTCCCCGAGCCACTGATGACCGCGGAGCTTTACGACGAGTGGATCCGGGCCTCCAA CATTCAGGATATGGACAAGAGACTGCAAGCGTTAATGGCAGCGTGTGAGAAACTGCCCCAGGACAACTTAAACAACTTCAG ATATCTGGTCAAATTCTTAGCCAAGCTCAGCGAGTTCCAGGACGCCAACAAAATGACGCCCGGCAACATGGCCATCGTCCTGGGCCCCAACTTACTCTGGACGCACACCGAGCC GGACATGACGGAGATGATGACCACGCTATCGCTGCAGATCGTGGGCATCATCGAGCCCATCATCCAGCACGCCGATTGGTTCTTCCCCGGAG AGATCGAATTCAACCTGACCGGCAGCTACGGCAGCCCCGTCCACGCCAACCACAACTCCAACTACAGCTCCATGCCGTCCCCCGACGTGGAGCAGTCGGAACGCAGGCAGCCGCATCACGACCAGAGCCGACGCCCTCTCAGCGTTGCCACGGACAACATGATGCTGGAGTTCTACAAGAAGGACGG CATTAGGAAAATCCAAAG CATGGGCGTGCGGGTCATGGATACTTCCTGGGTGTCGCGCAAGGGCTCGTCCACGCTGGCGCGCAAGACCTGCTCCACCCCGCCGGGCGTCTGCTCCACGCCCACCGACTCGCCGGTCGCCGCCGAGCAGGCCGGGGAGTTCGCGCCCTCGCCGGCCGCCACGCCGCCGCCCGCGGAAAGGCTCGG CTCAGACGTGTCGCCCAATCGGCCGGACACCTCTCATGCCCACCCGCCCCCGGGGGAGGACCGGCCGCCCCCTCCTTACCCCGCCGCCTCCCACCACCACTTCTACCCCAAGCCCCCTCCCTGCGCTCGGCCCGTGGCGCCGGGTCCGGAGTCGCAGCCCCCGGCCTCGCCGCCGCCCCCGCAGCGTTGGTCGGGGTTCACCCCCCCTGCCCCGCtcccgtcctcctcctcttcctcctcctcctcctcgctcgACATCAATTCCAACCCCAAGCCCAGCTGCCTGCACTTCCCCAAGCACAGCCCGCCCGGCGACACGTCGCACGCCCCCCCGCCCGACGCTAACGCATCGCCGCTCTACATCAAAACCCCCCTGGTGCTCGCCCGCCACGAGCAGTCGCTCGGCAACCCCCCTAGCATCCCTTCCTCcgcgcccccgcccccgccgtGGGCTGCCTGTCCGTGCGCCAGAGAGAGAGGACTCCCCAGGCTGACTAG TTCGTTGAAGAGCAAAGAACTTTCCCCTGTCATTGGACACAAAGGCATCCAAGTGGCAAGTCCAACAGTGCCCCCTAGCTGCAGCCCACAGAGCGGCAGTCAGTGCCCCCGCTCCGCAGAGCACAGCCCGCACACCCTGCGCAAAG GTTCCAAAAAGTTGGCCCCCGTGCCTCCCAAGGTCCCGTACTGTCAGTCGGGCGCAATGTCCGACCACTCCGCAGGTCAGCCGTCGCCGGTCAGCCTGTCCCCGACCCCGCCCAGCACCCCCTCCCCGTACGGACTGGTCTGCAGTCCGGGTCAAGGGCCGCCCCCGTCCTCCCCCGGGCAGACCCCCTTGGGGCCGCCCCACTCCCTTTCATCCCCGCCCTCGCTGACGGGGACGCTCACCAAGTCGCGGTCCGTCCCCAAGCCCAGACAGAGACCCAGCCTGCCCCCGCCGCAGCCGCCCACCGTCCCCGTCGGGTTCGCAGGCCAGGCCCCGGCCCCGGTCCCGGTCCAGGTCCCGGCGCCCAAGCCGCCGGAGCAGGGCCTCGCCGATGGACTGTCCCCAGGGGAGAGCATGTCTACAG